In Platichthys flesus chromosome 21, fPlaFle2.1, whole genome shotgun sequence, the following are encoded in one genomic region:
- the LOC133932392 gene encoding C-C chemokine receptor type 3-like, which yields METPGYEDDDYYSLCGMDDVNRLGAHLSILYYFMFLFSLCGTVLVLVIIYRFEKLTTVTNILLLNLVLSSLIFMSSLPFVGVYMQLEEWIFGKAMCKIVCSVYYLGFSSSVLFLTLLTFDRHLAVVYSLEAPRVRNQGYAVISCAVVWLISSLACIKPMVFQNLYQDNLINKARCEELERYNLTETTVYHLKNAEFYIQLNLFLIFPLVVNIYCYLRITITVLSSRIISKYKTVRLIFIIVLLFFLCWTPFNIVELMSADDCEQKQRKAYALHITRNIAYMYFCLSPILYTFVGKKFQNYFKQIVVKRFPWLKTHISCHQNSSINNRSTKTTPNYL from the exons ATGGAAACTCCAGGATACGAGGATGACGATTATTACTCCTTATGTGGGATGGACGATGTCAACAGACTGGGGGCTCATCTATCCATCCTGTACTACTTTATGTTTCTCTTCAGTCTCTGTGGAACTGTGCTGGTTCTGGTCATCATCTATCG GTTCGAGAAGCTAACCACTGTGACCAACATCCTGCTGCTGAACCTGGTGCTGTCGTCCCTGATCTTCATGAGCAGCCTTCCCTTCGTAGGGGTGTACATGCAGCTCGAAGAATGGATCTTCGGCAAAGCTATGTGCAAGATTGTGTGCAGCGTCTACTATCTGGGCTTCTCCAGTTCTGTCCTGTTCCTTACCCTTCTGACCTTCGACCGACACCTCGCTGTCGTCTACTCCTTGGAGGCCCCGCGAGTGAGGAACCAAGGTTACGCGGTCATCTCCTGCGCCGTGGTGTGGCTGATCAGCAGCCTGGCGTGCATCAAGCCGATGGTGTTCCAGAACCTGTATCAAGATAATTTGATTAACAAAGCCCGGtgcgaggagctggagagataTAACTTAACCGAAACCACGGTTTACCATCTGAAAAATGCTGAATTTTACATTCAGCTTAACCTTTTCTTGATCTTCCCTCTCGTGGTTAATATCTACTGTTACCTTAGGATCACAATCACTGTCCTCTCATCCAGGATAATCAGCAAGTACAAGACTGTCAGACTCATATTCATCATCGTCCTGCTGTTTTTCTTGTGCTGGACTCCATTCAACATTGTAGAGCTGATGAGCGCTGATGACTGTGAGCAAAAACAGAGAAAGGCTTATGCATTACACATCACGCGTAATATTGCTTATATGTACTTTTGCCTCAGTCCCATCCTTTACACATTTGTGGGGAAAAAGTTCCAAAACTACTTCAAGCAGATTGTGGTGAAACGCTTCCCATGGTTAAAAACGCACATCTCTTGCCATCAAAACAGCAGCATTAACAATAGGTCCACAAAAACTACACCCAATTATCTTTAG